A window of the Streptomyces sp. NBC_00454 genome harbors these coding sequences:
- a CDS encoding universal stress protein gives MKNHVTVGVDGSPESRAAARWAAHEAVLRQVPLRLVHAVDWPLDPMFPGLGRQDVDRWADQALAEAATELHGRHPHLEITTRCLTARPAAALAAEAADAGLLVLGSRGLGGLVGFVVGSVAMSTVVATDTPVVLVRVTDDPDGPGTGSGAEIVVGVDIHEACDRVLTFAFEEAARRDCPLRAVHGWKMPAAYSYVPFFDPDNERDIGRSVTHMVDDMLLPWQRKFPDVNVSHNVFMGSAGEHLVRASQGAGLVVVGRHLRRSALGAHLGSVAHAVLHHAAAPVAVIAHD, from the coding sequence ATGAAGAACCACGTGACCGTCGGAGTCGACGGCTCCCCTGAGAGCCGGGCAGCAGCACGCTGGGCCGCGCACGAGGCCGTCCTGCGGCAGGTGCCGCTCCGCCTCGTGCACGCCGTCGACTGGCCCCTGGACCCGATGTTCCCCGGACTGGGCCGCCAGGACGTGGACCGCTGGGCGGACCAGGCTCTGGCCGAGGCCGCGACGGAGCTGCACGGGCGCCACCCGCACCTGGAGATCACGACCCGCTGCCTGACGGCACGGCCGGCAGCCGCTCTCGCGGCCGAGGCCGCCGACGCCGGCCTGCTGGTCCTGGGATCGCGCGGTCTGGGCGGCCTGGTCGGTTTCGTCGTCGGCTCGGTGGCGATGTCCACCGTGGTCGCGACCGACACCCCGGTCGTCCTCGTTCGCGTCACCGACGACCCCGACGGCCCGGGCACCGGCTCCGGCGCTGAGATCGTCGTGGGTGTCGACATCCATGAAGCGTGCGACCGGGTACTCACCTTCGCCTTCGAGGAGGCGGCCCGGCGCGACTGCCCGCTGCGGGCCGTGCACGGCTGGAAGATGCCGGCCGCCTACAGTTACGTCCCCTTCTTCGACCCGGACAACGAACGGGACATCGGCAGGAGCGTCACACACATGGTGGACGACATGCTGCTGCCCTGGCAGCGCAAGTTCCCCGACGTGAATGTCAGCCACAACGTGTTCATGGGATCCGCGGGCGAGCATCTCGTTCGGGCCTCGCAAGGAGCGGGACTCGTCGTCGTGGGGCGCCATCTTCGCCGCTCCGCCCTCGGGGCGCACCTGGGCTCGGTCGCCCACGCGGTCCTGCACCACGCAGCAGCCCCCGTAGCCGTCATCGCCCACGACTGA
- a CDS encoding CBS domain-containing protein, whose protein sequence is MKHLKVANLMTDEVVSVAPGTGFKDVAKLLAQYDISGVPVLDDEDRVVGVVSQTDLLAHTVSGSHPSEQSPPAPGPPTAGEVMSAPAVTVHAEETVADAARLMTRRGIERLPVVDVEDRLVGIVTRRDLLRLFLRPDSEMRRRITDEVLTEVLGVPAGDVDVHVVDGIVTLEGRVERRSQLPALLGLVEQLDGVVAVASRITARTDDTAGMHADRARHAMPW, encoded by the coding sequence ATGAAACATCTCAAGGTGGCGAACCTGATGACCGACGAGGTCGTGTCCGTGGCCCCGGGCACCGGTTTCAAGGACGTCGCGAAGCTCCTCGCCCAGTACGACATCTCGGGAGTCCCTGTCCTGGACGACGAGGACCGCGTGGTGGGCGTCGTCTCGCAGACCGACCTGCTGGCCCACACGGTGTCGGGCTCCCATCCCTCTGAGCAGAGCCCCCCGGCGCCTGGTCCGCCCACCGCGGGCGAGGTCATGTCCGCGCCGGCGGTCACCGTTCACGCCGAAGAGACAGTGGCTGACGCCGCCCGGCTGATGACCCGTCGCGGCATCGAACGCCTCCCCGTCGTGGACGTGGAGGACCGGCTCGTCGGCATCGTCACCCGCCGGGACCTGCTCCGCCTGTTCCTGCGCCCGGACTCCGAGATGCGCCGGCGTATCACCGACGAGGTCCTCACGGAGGTGCTCGGTGTGCCGGCCGGTGACGTCGACGTCCATGTGGTCGACGGCATCGTCACTTTGGAGGGCCGTGTCGAGCGTAGGAGTCAGCTCCCTGCGCTTCTCGGCCTCGTCGAACAACTCGACGGGGTCGTCGCCGTGGCATCACGCATCACCGCCCGAACCGACGACACGGCAGGCATGCACGCGGACCGTGCCCGGCACGCCATGCCGTGGTGA
- a CDS encoding universal stress protein: MLAVPPQHDTHHVDDTPGQTALRQAASDRLGQACNWVRDRHPEVAVTGDLLGGFPVPVLGGAAREARMIVLGSRHLSRTAEFFSAGSLVVPVTAQAHCPVVVVGDAEHISQQPPYVVAGIDGSASATAALDFAFDEPTSGGRRCGSPAWQPPLIMLNDEEVALHAQRTLLSEATAGLSDKYPDVHVTHEVLAGHPVEELARAAEHALAVVVGRRGRGGYTGMRIGSVVHGLLHRAHCPVITVPTG, translated from the coding sequence GTGCTCGCGGTACCGCCCCAGCACGACACCCATCACGTCGACGACACCCCCGGTCAGACGGCCCTGCGGCAGGCCGCATCCGACAGGCTCGGCCAAGCGTGCAACTGGGTGCGTGACCGCCACCCCGAGGTGGCCGTCACCGGCGATCTGCTCGGCGGCTTCCCCGTCCCCGTCCTGGGCGGCGCGGCGCGAGAAGCCCGCATGATCGTCCTCGGCTCCCGGCACCTGAGCCGCACCGCCGAGTTCTTCAGCGCCGGCTCGCTCGTGGTCCCCGTCACTGCCCAGGCCCATTGCCCGGTCGTCGTCGTGGGCGACGCCGAACACATCAGCCAGCAGCCGCCCTACGTCGTCGCCGGTATCGACGGCAGCGCGTCCGCCACTGCCGCGCTGGACTTCGCCTTCGACGAGCCGACCTCCGGGGGGCGGCGCTGCGGGTCGCCCGCGTGGCAGCCGCCGCTCATCATGCTGAACGACGAAGAGGTGGCACTGCACGCCCAGCGCACCCTGCTCTCCGAGGCCACCGCCGGCCTGTCGGACAAGTACCCGGACGTGCACGTGACGCACGAAGTCCTCGCCGGCCACCCCGTCGAGGAACTCGCCCGGGCCGCCGAGCACGCCCTGGCCGTCGTCGTGGGCCGCCGCGGCCGCGGCGGATACACCGGCATGCGCATCGGATCCGTCGTCCACGGCCTCCTGCACCGCGCGCACTGCCCCGTGATCACCGTCCCCACTGGCTGA
- a CDS encoding universal stress protein yields the protein MESTFRTPDTSSVTVGVDGSQSARVAALWAAKEAARRDRPLHIVYGSDTDGRALYVSAETIDRIRVNGRAILDETAKAVSAEYPGLNVTTEFSRASAVDSLHRAGGLHGTVVVGNRGLGGFNSLMLGSVGLGTAAIAMTPVIVVRGIDGAEETGTVLAAIRDEHDLLIARYAAREAELHKASLRLLHVWNVLQSVGEVVSMLDGVDEIAGGRAETLRAVTDVVRGEFPDLEVQADAEKSISVAGVLVEASRHADLLVMGGRRIPGPLGLAPSLGKATHSLLHHAHCPVLLIPRTGSDFGSRS from the coding sequence GTGGAAAGCACATTCCGCACCCCGGACACCAGCTCGGTCACCGTCGGCGTGGACGGCTCACAGTCGGCGCGCGTCGCTGCCCTGTGGGCGGCCAAGGAGGCCGCACGCCGTGACCGCCCCCTCCACATCGTCTACGGCTCCGACACCGACGGCAGGGCCTTGTACGTGTCGGCGGAGACCATCGACCGTATCCGTGTCAACGGCCGGGCCATCCTTGACGAGACGGCGAAGGCCGTGTCGGCCGAGTACCCCGGGTTGAACGTGACCACCGAGTTCAGCCGCGCGAGCGCCGTCGACAGCCTTCACCGGGCCGGCGGGCTCCACGGCACGGTCGTGGTGGGCAACCGCGGGCTGGGCGGTTTCAACTCCCTCATGCTCGGCTCGGTCGGGCTGGGCACCGCGGCCATCGCCATGACGCCCGTCATCGTCGTCCGGGGCATCGACGGGGCCGAGGAGACCGGCACGGTCCTCGCGGCGATCCGCGATGAGCACGACCTCCTGATCGCCCGGTACGCCGCCCGGGAAGCCGAGCTGCACAAGGCCTCCCTGCGGCTCCTGCACGTGTGGAACGTGCTCCAGTCCGTAGGTGAGGTGGTCAGCATGCTCGACGGCGTCGACGAGATCGCCGGCGGCCGTGCAGAGACCCTTCGGGCCGTCACGGACGTGGTCCGCGGCGAGTTCCCCGACCTGGAGGTGCAGGCCGATGCGGAGAAGAGCATCTCCGTGGCCGGTGTCCTGGTCGAGGCGTCCCGGCACGCCGACCTGCTCGTCATGGGCGGCCGCCGGATCCCAGGGCCCCTCGGACTCGCCCCCAGCCTGGGCAAGGCCACGCACAGCCTGCTGCACCACGCCCACTGCCCCGTCCTCCTCATCCCCCGGACCGGCAGCGACTTCGGGAGCCGGTCATGA